GCTATCAGTTTTCATACGTAGATAGCTTGCGCCCACATAAGGATTTAGTGAGAAATTTGTACTGTTAAAGCTAGTTAGTGCCAAATTTGCGTAAGTAGTAAGTGCTTTTTCTTTACTTTTTACGTGTTCATTTGAGTAAAAGCTAGCGATTGTAGCACCATTTTGTGTTTTTCGTTTTGCATTTGTGTATATGAGGCCAAGGTCTAGTTTTGTGCTAGAAATTTGGCTTTTTGAGTAGATACCGACACTTGCACCTTTTGTTTTGTAAGCATTTTCGCCATCTTCTTTTACTTTTTCGTTGCTAGCACCAAGCACACCACCAAGCGTTAAAGCGTCATTTACGCTACCGTCAAATCCAAAAAGCTGAGTGAGTGAGTTTGCTTTTACATCATCAAATTTCATAGCATTAGCCATGGTATTTGACCAAAATTTCATGCCACTCGCATCGATTGCTTTTGCACCGAATGGATCAAATTCATGGTTGATGATTGCATTTTTGAGCAAGATGTTTTCTAGTAAAAATGCATTATGTTGAGCTAAATTTGCATTATTTGCAAATGTTTTTAGCGTATCACTTGCTTCTTTTGGTGTAGCGTAGATGAAGTGTCTATATAGATCACTCGTGATGACTGCTGGTCTGCTTCTAAATGGAGAAGCAAGGAGTGCTGGTCTGCTAGCTGTACTCTCTATGAGCTGTGCTACTCTTTTTTGGTTGTCACTAGCTGCTATACTTGTTATTGTATTTTTTGATTTTTTGAGTGTTAGCTCTAGCTTGTTGTCACTATAATTTCTAGTAAGGTCAAAAAATGCGTATTTTTTTGAGATAGTGTCGTTGTAACCACTAAAATTTCCAGTTACAGCGTAAGTTTTTGCCTTTGAGCTATCATCATATAGTCTTTTCATGACATCTACATCTGGCTCACTTATATCTATAATAGAGTTCTTCTCAAAATTTAGATTTAAATTTGCTGCATTATTTGAGATGATATAACTACCACCTGTTTTTATAGTAGCTTTTACTGTGTCATTTGTACTTTTTCTAGTTATATCTTTAAAAGATAGCTTTTGAGAAAATCTACTTTTATCAATCTCTCTAACACTCATCTCTTTAACAATCTCAAGTGCACCACCATTTTCAACTACTACTTCGCTTGATTTTAGTGATTGATTTAGTGCTGTGATCTTGCCACTTTTTATTATAGTTTTGCCAGTGTATGAGTTATTGCCTGCTAGTTTTAGGATGCCTAGACCTCTCTTGATAAGAGTTCCTTCATAGCCTTCGCTGGCTCTTTGCTCTCTTGCTTTTTCTCTAGCGTTACCTATATCAAGTTCAGCCCTTTGCTCGGCTGTTAAATTTGACATTTTCTTAAGCTCGGCTTTGCGATTAGCCCAAATTTGTGCCTCTGCTTCATCTTCAGTCTTTCTGTATTTTATAGCTACGTCGCTGATGTTGTTTGAGTAAAGATCGTCTGTGTCTAGACTTACATCAAATACACCTAGTAGCTGTCCTGGTCCAAACATAGCCTTTGACATATCAAGTGCTCCCCAGCCCCAGCGCTCATCAGGTACGCCAAGTGGTGCAGTAAAACCAGAAATTCTTCTTGTATCAGCTGGCTTTTTAAACTCATCTTTGATTTGTCTTGCGGTAGTTAGCAAAACATCTCTTGCTTGAGAGTTGCTCATATATGGATATCTTTGCATGACAAGACCAAGTGCGCCAGTGACATGTGGAGCTGCCATTGATGTACCATCCCAGCTGTCATATCCTGCCTCTCCATTTTTAGGATCAACTGTGCTTGATTTTATACTTTTACCAGGTGCTGCGATACTCCACCATTTTGAGTGACCTGCTGTGTTAAAGTATTGTGCATCGCCATCTGTCACTCCAGTGACGTTTATCCAGTATTTTTCAGTATCTGGACGAAAATATGGAAGCATTGCTCTTGTGTATGACTCTTTCATGCCATTTCTATTTCCGGCAGTGAAAACTTGAATGATGCCGTATTTTTTGGCGACTTCATAAGCGGCATCTATAAAATTTTTACCATTTGTGACAAATGGATAGTAGCTTTTATAGGCTGCGTCAAGGTCTTTTATATCTAAGCTATTGCCGCCATCAAATCCAGTTGCTCCCTCATAAGCTTTATAAAATTTGCGGTTTGAACCCCAACTATTATTTATAGCTCTTGCGCCACCTTTGGCTAATCCCTCATAAGATGCTAAAAAGAAGTTGTAGTCTTGGTTTGGTCCATATGTCATACCATCGGTTCCGCCAGTATTTCCTACTATAAGTTTTGAGCCAAATGCTACACCATGCATCCCTTTACCATCTCTTGAGCCAGCAATTGTGCCAGCTACGTGCGTGCCGTGCGAGTCGTTTACACCAGCGATCCAGTTGCCATCAGCTTCAAATTTATCACCTTTTTTAAAGTCGCCAAAGTCAG
Above is a genomic segment from Campylobacter concisus containing:
- a CDS encoding S8 family serine peptidase, whose translation is MKRSILNKKCILISAACCTLLFANSLNANDQESGKFGDISSWESTEYKAYWGLKRINAAIAYALGVTGKGVTLGVMDSGALLSHPELSDGRISALKISGSYYKDGQKYPDTEHGNSPFLKKGSTDKNRADFGDFKKGDKFEADGNWIAGVNDSHGTHVAGTIAGSRDGKGMHGVAFGSKLIVGNTGGTDGMTYGPNQDYNFFLASYEGLAKGGARAINNSWGSNRKFYKAYEGATGFDGGNSLDIKDLDAAYKSYYPFVTNGKNFIDAAYEVAKKYGIIQVFTAGNRNGMKESYTRAMLPYFRPDTEKYWINVTGVTDGDAQYFNTAGHSKWWSIAAPGKSIKSSTVDPKNGEAGYDSWDGTSMAAPHVTGALGLVMQRYPYMSNSQARDVLLTTARQIKDEFKKPADTRRISGFTAPLGVPDERWGWGALDMSKAMFGPGQLLGVFDVSLDTDDLYSNNISDVAIKYRKTEDEAEAQIWANRKAELKKMSNLTAEQRAELDIGNAREKAREQRASEGYEGTLIKRGLGILKLAGNNSYTGKTIIKSGKITALNQSLKSSEVVVENGGALEIVKEMSVREIDKSRFSQKLSFKDITRKSTNDTVKATIKTGGSYIISNNAANLNLNFEKNSIIDISEPDVDVMKRLYDDSSKAKTYAVTGNFSGYNDTISKKYAFFDLTRNYSDNKLELTLKKSKNTITSIAASDNQKRVAQLIESTASRPALLASPFRSRPAVITSDLYRHFIYATPKEASDTLKTFANNANLAQHNAFLLENILLKNAIINHEFDPFGAKAIDASGMKFWSNTMANAMKFDDVKANSLTQLFGFDGSVNDALTLGGVLGASNEKVKEDGENAYKTKGASVGIYSKSQISSTKLDLGLIYTNAKRKTQNGATIASFYSNEHVKSKEKALTTYANLALTSFNSTNFSLNPYVGASYLRMKTDSTSQNVGIFRMDVDEKARNLGVFSIGLNPSVPFSLGSTKMKFEADLAYNRLVGDTRPNIGVNIANAGYLELEGKEVRDLGTASLGVKANVYKNINLGLSYTGAFAKDVKSNSVNAKFEILF